A portion of the Cololabis saira isolate AMF1-May2022 chromosome 17, fColSai1.1, whole genome shotgun sequence genome contains these proteins:
- the LOC133463288 gene encoding cofilin-2-like, with protein MASGVKVCDEVKDIVNEMKVVKSDADSNERIRLVVFVIDDGKIKIEKIHREKDLADVEDVYKFFLSLLNPETCRYMLYDCHFETKESSRKEELVFVMWAPESAPIKAKMQYASSKDSLKKILTGIKHELQMNDLSDYGNRDNFAERMGKGVIKVEGHAVTSAGGSR; from the exons ATG GCATCTGGTGTAAAGGTCTGTGATGAAGTTAAGGACATTGTCAATGAAATGAAAGTAGTGAAAAGTGACGCTGACTCAAATGAGCGTATAAGATTGGTTGTATTTGTAATCGACGACGGCAAGATTAAAATAGAGAAGATTCACCGAGAAAAGGACCTGGCGGATGTGGAGGATGTCTACAAGTTCTTCCTGAGTCTGCTGAATCCTGAAACATGCCGCTACATGCTGTATGACTGCCACTTTGAAACCAAGGAATCAAGTAGAAAAGAAGAACTTGTCTTTGTGATGTG GGCTCCTGAATCTGCTCCCATCAAGGCCAAAATGCAGTACGCTAGCTCAAAAGACTCTCTCAAGAAGATCCTGACTG GTATCAAACACGAGCTGCAGATGAACGACCTTTCAGACTACGGAAACAGGGATAACTTTGCAGAGAGGATGGGAAAGGGGGTCATCAAAGTTGAGGGGCATGCCGTCACCTCTGCAGGTGGCAGTCGTTGA